One Benincasa hispida cultivar B227 chromosome 5, ASM972705v1, whole genome shotgun sequence genomic window carries:
- the LOC120078444 gene encoding peptidyl-prolyl cis-trans isomerase, whose translation MPNPRVFFDMTVGGQPAGRIVMELFADVTPRTAENFRALCTGEKGVGRSGKPLHYKGSSFHRVIPSFMCQGGDFTAGNGTGGESIYGAKFADENFIKKHTGPGILSMANAGPGTNGSQFFICTAKTEWLDGKHVVFGQVIEGMDVVKAVEKVGSSSGRTSKAVVIADCGQLS comes from the coding sequence ATGCCAAACCCTAGAGTTTTCTTTGACATGACAGTCGGCGGCCAACCGGCCGGCCGGATCGTGATGGAGCTGTTCGCCGATGTCACTCCCCGCACCGCCGAGAACTTCCGTGCACTGTGCACTGGTGAGAAGGGAGTCGGCAGGAGCGGCAAACCCCTTCATTACAAGGGTTCGTCGTTCCACCGTGTGATCCCTAGTTTCATGTGCCAGGGAGGCGATTTCACCGCCGGAAATGGTACAGGAGGTGAATCGATCTACGGCGCCAAGTTCGCCGATGAGAACTTCATCAAGAAGCACACCGGCCCTGGTATTCTATCCATGGCGAATGCTGGACCTGGAACCAACGGGTCTCAGTTCTTCATTTGTACCGCTAAGACCGAGTGGCTCGATGGGAAGCACGTCGTGTTCGGTCAAGTCATTGAAGGCATGGATGTGGTAAAGGCCGTTGAAAAAGTCGGTTCAAGCTCCGGAAGGACCTCGAAAGCGGTTGTCATTGCCGATTGTGGCCAACTCTCTTAG
- the LOC120078370 gene encoding proline-rich protein 4-like, protein MHNPFCFCFLSFFLLLASAFCHGTDLTTVEVVGVGECADCHKNNIKTNHAFSGLSVSIDCKQKDGNIERKGVAKLDEEGKFKVLLPTEVLKDGKLKGKCFAQLHSASSTPCPSHDGLEMANSMIVFKSKGEGKQTFGLPSGLKFKSETCVSAFFWHHYYHHPPLPPISLPVFPPHPPLYSHPYLFPPYHHKLFPPKVYTPPPTPEVPLPPPVPKKPPPDYEKPPPVYEKPPPVYEKPPPVYVKPVPPPVPVYKVKPPKPPVYKPKPPVSKPPAPEKPESPPSPVYYKHPWYKILPPISKLPPCPPVPKVIPVVPPKYSHPKFGKKFPPLSPSVPHP, encoded by the exons ATGCATAATCCTTTTTGTTTCTgtttcttgagcttcttcctGCTTCTTGCTTCAGCTTTCTGCCATGGCACTGACTTGACAACAGTTGAGGTTGTTGGGGTTGGAGAATGTGCAGACTGCCACAAGAATAACATTAAAACCAATCATGCCTTCTCAG GGCTTAGTGTAAGCATTGACTGCAAACAAAAAGATGGAAACATTGAAAGAAAAGGGGTTGCAAAGCTAGATGAAGAAGGAAAGTTCAAAGTGTTACTTCCAACTGAGGTTTTAAAAGATGGAAAATTGAAAGGAAAGTGCTTTGCACAGCTTCACAGTGCTTCTTCTACTCCTTGTCCTTCTCATGATGGCTTGGAAATGGCTAATTCCATGATTGTATTCAAATCCAAAGGTGAGGGAAAACAAACATTTGGTTTGCCTAGTGGCCTCAAATTCAAGAGTGAAACTTGTGTTTCTGCCTTCTTTTGGCATCATTACTATCATCACCCTCCTCTGCCTCCCATCTCTTTACCTGTTTTCCCTCCTCATCCTCCATTGTATAGCCATCCTTATTTGTTCCCTCCTTACCATCACAAGCTCTTCCCTCCTAAAGTCTACACTCCTCCGCCCACTCCAGAAGTTCCGCTACCGCCCCCTGTCCCCAAAAAGCCTCCTCCGGACTACGAGAAGCCTCCTCCGGTCTACGAGAAGCCTCCACCGGTTTACGAGAAGCCTCCACCGGTTTATGTAAAGCCTGTTCCTCCACCAGTACCAGTTTACAAGGTGAAACCGCCGAAGCCACCGGTTTACAAGCCTAAGCCACCAGTTTCCAAGCCACCAGCACCAGAGAAGCCAGAGTCTCCTCCATCACCAGTTTATTATAAGCATCCATGGTATAAGATTCTCCCTCCAATTTCAAAGCTCCCTCCATGTCCACCAGTTCCAAAGGTTATCCCTGTTGTTCCTCCAAAGTACTCTCACCCAAAGTTTGGCAAGAAATTTCCTCCTCTGTCTCCTTCTGTTCCACACCCTTAA
- the LOC120077068 gene encoding translocon-associated protein subunit alpha-like — protein MNAFRVFFLAFLLLASPFLQAATCQSDSDVESSEAVEEVSDLGIVGEEDSQDFGEVNFGPAPGVDTVCVFPKNSARIVPAGEETELLAGVKNDGESSLNIIAIKASIHYTFDHRLLIQNLTGQVFHNATVPPSTQATYPYMFAVSKFLQPGNFDLVGTIFYEIDQNAYQSIFYNGTIEVVEASGIISIESVFLVTLGIALLVLLVLWIHGQIQQKLSKKPKRTASKVEVGTKTVDTSMDEWLQGTAYTKSGSSKSKKKN, from the exons ATGAACGCTTTCAGAGTTTTCTTCCTCGCCTTTCTTCTTCTCGCCTCTCCATTTCTCCAAG CTGCCACATGTCAATCGGATTCGGATGTCGAATCATCTGAGGCTGTTGAAGAAGTTAGCGATCTTGGAATTGTGGGCGAAGAAGATTCTCAGGATTTTGGAGAAGTGAACTTCGGCCCTGCTCCAGGAGTTGATACTGTCTGCGTTTTTCCCAAAAACAGTGCACGCA TAGTGCCAGCTGGTGAAGAGACTGAACTACTCGCGGGAGTGAAAAATGATG GGGAATCAAGCTTGAATATTATAGCTATTAAGGCCAGCATTCACTACACTTTTGATCATCGTTTGTTGATTCAAAATCTTACTGGACAG GTGTTCCACAATGCAACGGTGCCCCCATCAACCCAAGCTACTTACCCATACATGTTTGCTGTCAGCAAGTTTTTGCAG CCTGGAAATTTTGATCTAGTGGGTACCATCTTTTATGAAATAGACCAGAATGCATACCAAAGCATCTTCTATAATGGCACTATTGAAGTCGTTGAAGCTAGTGGTATCATCAGCATTGAGTCTGTGTTTTTAGTTACTCTTGGAATTGCCCTTCTCGTGTTGCTTGTCTTATGGATTCATGGTCAAATACAGCAAAAGCTCTCCAAG AAACCCAAGAGGACTGCTTCCAAGGTTGAAGTTGGAACGAAAACCGTTGATACCTCAATGGATGAATGGCTTCAG GGAACTGCGTACACTAAGTCCGGATCTAGCAAgtcaaagaaaaagaactaa